Proteins encoded within one genomic window of Pararhizobium capsulatum DSM 1112:
- a CDS encoding phosphoribosylaminoimidazolesuccinocarboxamide synthase yields the protein MRILSDAFIPELPGRYNGKVRENYDLPDGSRIIIATDRLSAFDVILTAVPFKGQVLTQTARYWFEQTADICPNHVISYPDPNVVIGTRLDILPVEIVVRGYLAGTTSTSILTKYHNGERAMYGIMLPDGMKDNEKLPQPIITPTSKAFDGGHDEPLSADEILAQKLLTPEQWETVSRYALALFERGQSQAAERGLILVDTKYEFGTDKDGRIVLADEIHTPDSSRYWIAESYEQSFAAGTRPRSFDKDFVRAWVTERCDPYKDPIPEIPRELVEQTSKVYIEAFETITGRHFVPDLSGNTVLERIRSNLKRYFS from the coding sequence TTGCGCATTCTTTCAGATGCTTTCATCCCCGAATTGCCGGGACGCTATAACGGCAAGGTTCGCGAGAACTATGATCTGCCGGATGGCAGCCGGATCATCATCGCGACGGACCGGTTGAGCGCCTTCGACGTCATCCTGACGGCTGTTCCTTTCAAGGGTCAGGTACTGACCCAGACGGCGCGCTACTGGTTCGAACAGACCGCCGATATCTGCCCGAACCATGTCATCAGCTATCCCGATCCAAACGTCGTCATCGGCACCCGGCTCGATATCCTGCCAGTGGAGATCGTCGTTCGTGGCTATCTTGCCGGCACAACCAGCACGTCGATCCTCACCAAATACCACAACGGCGAGCGCGCCATGTACGGCATCATGCTGCCGGATGGCATGAAGGACAACGAAAAGCTGCCGCAGCCGATCATCACGCCCACCAGCAAGGCTTTCGACGGCGGTCACGACGAACCGTTGTCGGCCGATGAAATCCTGGCGCAAAAGCTTTTGACGCCGGAGCAGTGGGAAACGGTATCGCGCTATGCGCTGGCCCTGTTCGAGCGTGGCCAGAGCCAAGCCGCCGAACGCGGTCTGATCCTCGTAGATACCAAATACGAGTTCGGCACGGACAAGGATGGGCGCATCGTGCTTGCCGATGAAATCCATACACCGGACAGCAGCCGCTATTGGATCGCCGAAAGCTATGAGCAGAGCTTTGCTGCCGGCACGCGGCCAAGGAGCTTCGACAAAGATTTCGTGCGTGCCTGGGTCACCGAGCGTTGCGATCCCTACAAAGATCCCATTCCGGAAATTCCGAGAGAACTCGTCGAGCAAACGTCGAAGGTCTATATCGAGGCGTTTGAGACGATCACCGGCCGGCACTTCGTGCCCGATCTTTCGGGAAACACGGTACTGGAGCGTATTCGCAGTAATTTGAAGCGTTATTTCAGCTGA
- a CDS encoding DUF2254 domain-containing protein yields MRHCAAITFRLCLWRRSARAEGGRGSDAQNAGAQNPRDSKGGWSIVQPTGKLFRRGVCDQMSWNNLYALKSYIRSSLWIVPFFALVLQQIFFRVVLAFEDWTKWVPPWPLGTEGTLAAMQTIISLALSFIVFTFGSLLVALQIAGGQLTPRIIATTLLRDNVIRFTVGLFIFTLLFAIGAISRVNTSAPSFIVWFSGILGVLSLAAFLYFIDYSARLLRPVSIINRVARQGFSVLDVVYQTQLSQATERPQPIEVRGKPDSVISHTGYSAIILAVDIKALTAAAHKVDGVVELVARIGDFVSQGQPLLRLYSGAKTLSPNDLRRTIAFGGERTLEQDPTFAFRVIVDIATKALSRAINDPTTAVLAIDQLQRLLRTVGERELRNEFVHDSEGRLRVVFPTPDWEDFVQLTCREIRIYGTENLQIARRLRAMINNLEEVLPESRKAALRLERDLLDQMIEKVYLLSEDAALARIADTQGLGGSAGGTPVSNS; encoded by the coding sequence GTGCGGCACTGCGCTGCAATCACCTTTAGACTGTGCCTGTGGCGAAGGTCCGCCCGCGCGGAAGGCGGGAGAGGCTCCGATGCCCAAAACGCAGGCGCGCAGAACCCCCGTGACTCAAAAGGCGGATGGAGTATCGTACAACCGACCGGGAAGTTGTTCCGAAGAGGAGTATGCGACCAAATGAGCTGGAACAATCTGTACGCGTTGAAAAGTTACATCCGATCGTCATTGTGGATTGTTCCGTTTTTCGCGCTTGTGTTGCAGCAAATATTCTTTCGAGTGGTGCTCGCATTCGAGGATTGGACGAAATGGGTTCCGCCTTGGCCGCTTGGGACCGAAGGCACTCTCGCGGCGATGCAGACAATCATCAGTCTTGCACTTTCTTTCATCGTCTTCACGTTCGGGTCTTTGCTTGTCGCGCTGCAGATCGCTGGTGGCCAACTTACGCCCAGGATTATCGCGACCACGCTGTTGCGAGACAATGTCATCCGTTTCACGGTCGGGCTGTTCATTTTCACGCTCCTTTTCGCCATTGGTGCGATAAGTCGCGTCAACACCTCGGCGCCGTCCTTTATCGTGTGGTTTTCCGGTATTCTCGGCGTGTTGTCGCTGGCGGCCTTCCTCTATTTCATTGACTATTCCGCTCGGCTGTTGCGTCCAGTGAGCATCATCAATCGCGTCGCCCGGCAAGGCTTCTCGGTACTCGACGTTGTCTATCAAACGCAGCTTTCCCAGGCCACGGAGCGACCTCAACCGATCGAGGTGCGGGGTAAACCGGACAGCGTCATATCGCATACCGGATATTCGGCCATCATTCTGGCTGTCGATATAAAGGCTCTAACAGCGGCGGCGCATAAGGTTGACGGTGTCGTTGAGCTTGTCGCGCGCATCGGTGATTTCGTTTCGCAAGGACAGCCGCTCTTGCGCCTCTATAGCGGCGCCAAGACGCTTTCACCCAATGACCTTCGCCGAACCATCGCCTTTGGAGGCGAGCGAACGCTCGAACAGGACCCCACTTTCGCCTTCAGGGTGATTGTCGATATCGCGACAAAGGCGCTTTCGAGGGCGATCAACGACCCAACAACGGCTGTACTTGCGATTGACCAGTTGCAGCGGCTGCTCCGAACCGTCGGTGAGCGCGAACTGCGCAACGAATTTGTCCATGATAGCGAGGGAAGGCTCCGCGTCGTTTTTCCAACCCCCGATTGGGAGGACTTCGTTCAGCTTACATGTCGTGAAATTCGGATCTATGGGACTGAGAACTTGCAGATCGCCAGGCGACTGCGGGCGATGATAAATAATCTTGAGGAGGTCCTGCCCGAAAGCCGCAAGGCGGCGCTGCGTCTTGAACGTGATCTGCTCGACCAGATGATCGAGAAGGTTTACTTGTTATCTGAAGATGCAGCGCTCGCTCGGATTGCAGACACGCAGGGGTTGGGTGGTTCAGCCGGAGGGACGCCGGTGAGTAACAGCTGA
- a CDS encoding MBL fold metallo-hydrolase, which produces MAVRRTFTILGCGSSPGVPRITGDWGACDPENPKNRRTRAALLVEQKAEDGGKTVVVIDTGPDFRQQMIDARVDHLDAAIYTHPHADHIHGIDDLRGYVMNSPRRMSIWADAFTMERIREGFRYCLETPEGSGYPPIVEANIFDEQLSPITINGGGGPIQFQPLKQHHGTITSLGFRIGDFAYCCDVSDFPVETVNKLAGLDVLVIDTLQYRFHPSHLSMEQSLGWIERIAPKRAVLTHMHVPLDYDTVMRKTPDHIEPAYDGMRLEVDVTDNTVS; this is translated from the coding sequence ATGGCGGTGCGGCGAACCTTCACCATTCTGGGTTGCGGTTCGTCGCCGGGCGTGCCGCGCATCACCGGCGATTGGGGCGCGTGCGATCCCGAAAATCCGAAGAACCGGCGCACCCGTGCCGCATTGCTCGTTGAGCAAAAGGCGGAAGACGGTGGAAAGACCGTCGTCGTCATCGATACCGGCCCAGATTTTCGCCAGCAGATGATCGACGCTCGCGTTGATCATCTCGATGCCGCGATCTATACGCATCCGCATGCCGATCATATCCACGGTATCGACGATCTTCGCGGCTATGTCATGAATTCACCGCGCCGCATGTCGATCTGGGCGGATGCTTTCACCATGGAGCGTATCCGCGAAGGTTTTCGCTATTGCCTGGAAACACCTGAAGGCAGTGGCTATCCGCCGATCGTCGAAGCCAATATTTTCGACGAGCAGCTTTCGCCGATCACAATTAATGGTGGCGGTGGTCCGATACAATTTCAGCCACTCAAGCAGCACCACGGCACCATCACATCGTTGGGCTTCCGTATCGGCGATTTTGCCTATTGCTGTGACGTCAGCGATTTTCCGGTAGAAACCGTCAACAAGCTGGCCGGCCTCGATGTGCTGGTCATCGACACGCTGCAATATCGGTTCCATCCCAGCCATCTTTCGATGGAACAGTCGCTTGGATGGATCGAACGCATCGCTCCCAAACGTGCGGTGCTCACGCACATGCACGTACCGCTGGATTACGATACCGTGATGCGCAAAACACCAGATCATATCGAGCCGGCCTATGACGGCATGCGGCTCGAAGTCGATGTAACCGACAACACCGTCAGCTGA
- a CDS encoding N-acetylmuramoyl-L-alanine amidase: MAYSLIWLPEVLRQAGLKVAETDGWANRGRAEMGRVRGVMCHHTGSSGLGNMPTLGMLKTGRGGQNPLPGPLSQLGLGRDGTYYIVAAGRANHAGGGNWRTLTTGNSSFIGIEAENGGTRADKWPDVQMDVCGRPGKCKQNLSSVRACGRVLTCVRPRKATSTRRGPLWNTWIRSNSLRRARGTHPLTGCSDPVSDRLPIILR; encoded by the coding sequence ATGGCATATTCATTGATCTGGTTGCCAGAAGTTCTCCGCCAAGCGGGTTTAAAAGTCGCCGAAACGGACGGTTGGGCCAACAGAGGCAGGGCTGAAATGGGTCGGGTACGGGGTGTGATGTGTCATCATACCGGGTCATCCGGCTTGGGAAACATGCCCACCTTAGGTATGCTAAAAACCGGGCGCGGGGGTCAAAACCCGCTGCCAGGTCCATTGTCGCAACTCGGCCTTGGTCGCGATGGAACCTACTACATTGTTGCTGCCGGGCGGGCTAATCACGCTGGCGGCGGCAACTGGAGGACCCTTACCACGGGTAATTCCAGCTTCATCGGCATCGAGGCTGAAAATGGCGGGACCAGAGCTGACAAATGGCCCGATGTTCAAATGGATGTGTGTGGACGCCCCGGTAAATGCAAGCAAAATCTTTCTTCGGTACGGGCATGTGGTCGGGTGCTGACGTGTGTTCGGCCTCGTAAAGCGACTTCAACACGTCGCGGGCCCTTATGGAATACGTGGATCAGATCCAATTCGCTTAGGCGTGCTCGAGGCACTCATCCACTTACTGGTTGTTCTGATCCTGTTTCTGACCGATTGCCCATAATCCTCCGTTGA
- a CDS encoding peptidoglycan-binding domain-containing protein, giving the protein MCCGHREYALPPGRKPDPLFDMDVFRADVRNIMRGVGSIRPLIPATDIVTGKPTLKRGARGDDVKIVQKKMGVGDDGKFGPGTEAAVRAFQRLNDLVGDGIVGPKTWALIV; this is encoded by the coding sequence ATGTGCTGCGGTCACCGGGAATATGCGCTGCCACCGGGCCGCAAGCCCGATCCGCTTTTCGACATGGATGTGTTTCGAGCGGATGTCCGCAACATCATGCGCGGCGTCGGGAGTATTCGACCCCTTATCCCTGCGACAGATATCGTCACAGGCAAACCGACTCTTAAGCGCGGCGCTCGGGGTGACGACGTTAAAATCGTTCAAAAGAAAATGGGCGTCGGGGACGATGGAAAGTTTGGTCCGGGCACCGAAGCGGCAGTGCGGGCGTTTCAGCGGCTAAACGACCTTGTCGGCGATGGTATCGTCGGACCTAAGACCTGGGCATTGATCGTATAG
- a CDS encoding IS110 family transposase, which yields MNEISIIGLDLAKNVFQIHGSGPDGRVALRKKLNRGRLLEFFARLSICVVAMEACASAHYWGREIGKLGHEIRLINPSYVKPFVKRQKNDAADAEAIAEAASRPTMRFVSVKSAAKQASSMAFKVRDLLVRQRTQTINALRGHLMEYGLIVPQGIKHIPLLHEQIATNPDLPEVARVLCKGLLEQAVFLSEQIAVLEKELRTRARQDELASRLMTIPGVGPICATAIEALAPSAETFSRGRDFAAWIGLTPKQNSSGGKDRLGKVSKMGQRDLRRLLVLGATAVVRWARRYGAPVGSWLARMLLKKPPKLVAVALANKLARTAWALMARGGVYQAPASGAA from the coding sequence ATGAATGAGATTAGCATCATCGGCCTGGATCTGGCAAAGAACGTGTTCCAGATCCACGGCTCAGGTCCCGACGGAAGAGTTGCTCTCCGTAAGAAACTGAACCGTGGAAGATTGCTTGAGTTCTTTGCCAGGCTCTCCATCTGCGTGGTGGCAATGGAGGCCTGTGCCAGCGCGCATTATTGGGGAAGAGAAATTGGTAAATTGGGCCACGAGATCAGACTGATCAACCCGTCCTACGTAAAGCCGTTCGTGAAACGGCAGAAGAATGACGCTGCCGATGCGGAAGCTATCGCCGAAGCAGCGTCGCGACCGACGATGCGGTTCGTGAGCGTCAAAAGTGCCGCGAAGCAGGCTTCATCCATGGCGTTCAAGGTTCGCGACCTGTTGGTCCGACAGCGGACGCAGACGATCAATGCGTTACGCGGACATCTTATGGAATATGGCCTGATCGTTCCTCAAGGCATCAAACACATTCCCCTCCTGCATGAGCAGATCGCGACGAATCCCGATCTGCCCGAGGTTGCACGGGTACTCTGCAAAGGTTTGTTGGAACAAGCGGTGTTCCTCTCCGAACAGATCGCCGTGCTGGAGAAGGAGCTCCGCACACGCGCCCGACAGGATGAACTCGCCTCGCGGCTAATGACTATTCCGGGAGTCGGCCCGATTTGCGCCACGGCGATTGAAGCATTGGCACCGTCCGCGGAGACCTTTTCAAGGGGGCGAGATTTTGCGGCATGGATCGGCCTTACGCCTAAACAAAACTCATCCGGCGGCAAGGACCGTCTCGGCAAGGTTTCCAAGATGGGGCAGCGCGATCTTCGCCGTCTCCTCGTTCTCGGCGCAACGGCTGTTGTCCGCTGGGCAAGACGATACGGAGCGCCAGTCGGATCGTGGTTGGCAAGAATGCTTTTGAAGAAGCCGCCAAAGCTTGTTGCCGTTGCTTTGGCGAATAAATTGGCGCGGACCGCCTGGGCTCTGATGGCTCGCGGCGGCGTCTACCAAGCTCCGGCCTCTGGTGCTGCGTAA
- a CDS encoding TatD family hydrolase: protein MLIDTHCHLDFPDFEPERDAVIDRAMAAGVRQMITISTRVKKFDTILGIAEVYDNVFCSVGTHPHNADEELIETADLVRLSAHPKVVAIGEAGLDYFYDNALRDAQAIGLRRHIAAARETGLPLVIHSRSADEDMAAILTEETGKGAFPFLLHCFSSGPELARIGVELGGYISFSGILTFPKSEELREIATTVPHDRMIVETDAPYLAPKPFRGKRNEPSYVAHTARVLAETIGVSEQEIADITTENAFRIFSKMPRVA, encoded by the coding sequence ATGTTGATCGATACCCATTGCCATCTGGATTTTCCGGATTTCGAGCCGGAACGTGACGCGGTCATTGACCGCGCCATGGCGGCTGGCGTCAGGCAGATGATCACCATCTCGACCCGCGTGAAGAAGTTCGACACGATCCTCGGCATCGCAGAAGTCTATGATAACGTATTCTGTTCGGTCGGAACCCATCCGCACAATGCCGATGAGGAACTGATCGAGACGGCCGATCTGGTGCGCCTTTCAGCTCATCCGAAGGTCGTCGCGATCGGCGAGGCCGGGCTTGATTATTTCTACGACAACGCGCTGCGTGACGCGCAGGCGATCGGGCTGCGTCGGCATATCGCGGCAGCACGAGAAACCGGTCTTCCGCTTGTCATTCACAGCCGTTCCGCCGATGAGGACATGGCGGCGATCCTGACCGAGGAAACAGGGAAGGGGGCCTTCCCTTTCCTCTTGCACTGCTTCTCTTCCGGCCCGGAACTGGCGCGCATTGGCGTGGAACTCGGCGGCTACATCTCGTTTTCGGGCATCCTGACCTTTCCGAAATCTGAGGAGCTGCGCGAGATCGCCACGACCGTGCCACATGATCGGATGATCGTGGAGACGGATGCACCTTACCTTGCTCCGAAGCCTTTCCGTGGCAAACGCAACGAACCGTCTTATGTGGCCCATACCGCCCGGGTTCTGGCTGAAACGATCGGGGTCAGCGAGCAGGAAATCGCTGATATCACAACGGAAAACGCTTTCCGCATTTTCTCCAAAATGCCGAGAGTTGCATAA
- the metG gene encoding methionine--tRNA ligase encodes MTDTSPFYITTAISYPNGKPHIGHAYELIATDAMARYQRLDGRDVFFLTGTDEHGQKMQQTARKEGVTPQELADRNSAEFQAMGKLLNASNDDFIRTTEPRHHEAVKVIWNRMGDAGDLYKDSYSGWYSVRDEAYYQEGETELRADGVRYGPQGTPVEWVEEESYFFKLSEYQDKLLKYYEENPDFIGPAERRNEVISFVKSGLKDLSMSRTTFDWGIPVPKDPGHVMYVWVDALTNYITATGYLTDPEGPRAKYWPADIHMIGKDIIRFHAVYWPAFLMSAGLPLPKRVFAHGFLLNKGEKMSKSLGNVVDPVNLVEHFGLDPIRYFFLREVSFGQDGSYSEEAIATRINSDLANGIGNLASRSLSMIVKNCDGKIPECGPLSDEDKVMLASADALLASTRSDMNALAIHRAVTAIIAVVSEADRYFAGQEPWALKKTNPARMGTVLYVTADVVRQVAILLQPFVPESASKLLDLVAIPADSRTFADLGEAGRLVPGTPLEAPKPVFPRYVAPEA; translated from the coding sequence ATGACTGACACGTCCCCATTTTACATCACGACAGCGATTTCTTACCCGAACGGCAAGCCGCATATCGGCCATGCCTACGAGCTGATCGCGACCGATGCGATGGCGCGCTATCAGCGCCTGGATGGACGCGATGTCTTCTTCCTGACCGGGACGGACGAACACGGCCAGAAGATGCAGCAGACCGCGCGCAAGGAAGGCGTAACACCACAGGAACTTGCCGACCGCAACTCGGCCGAATTCCAGGCCATGGGCAAGTTGCTCAACGCGTCCAACGACGATTTCATCCGCACGACCGAGCCGCGCCACCATGAAGCCGTCAAGGTTATCTGGAACCGCATGGGCGATGCCGGCGACCTCTACAAGGACAGCTATTCCGGCTGGTACTCGGTACGCGACGAAGCCTATTATCAGGAAGGTGAGACCGAGCTGCGCGCCGATGGCGTGCGCTACGGGCCGCAGGGCACGCCCGTGGAATGGGTTGAGGAGGAGAGCTATTTCTTCAAGCTCTCCGAATATCAGGACAAGCTCCTGAAGTACTACGAGGAAAATCCGGATTTCATTGGCCCGGCCGAGCGCCGCAACGAGGTGATTTCCTTCGTGAAATCGGGCCTCAAGGACCTCTCCATGTCGCGCACGACGTTTGACTGGGGCATTCCGGTTCCGAAAGATCCTGGTCATGTCATGTATGTCTGGGTCGATGCACTGACCAACTACATCACCGCGACCGGCTATCTCACCGATCCCGAAGGTCCGCGTGCCAAATACTGGCCGGCTGATATCCACATGATCGGCAAGGACATCATCCGCTTCCACGCCGTCTACTGGCCGGCTTTCCTGATGTCGGCAGGATTGCCTCTGCCCAAGCGCGTCTTCGCTCACGGCTTCCTGCTCAACAAGGGCGAGAAGATGTCGAAGTCGCTTGGCAACGTCGTCGATCCGGTCAATCTGGTCGAGCATTTCGGCCTCGATCCGATCCGCTACTTCTTCCTGCGCGAAGTCTCCTTTGGTCAGGATGGGAGCTATAGCGAGGAAGCGATTGCGACCCGCATCAATTCCGATCTCGCCAATGGCATCGGCAACCTTGCCAGCCGGTCGCTGTCGATGATCGTCAAGAACTGCGACGGCAAGATCCCGGAATGCGGCCCGCTGAGCGATGAAGACAAGGTGATGTTGGCGTCTGCAGACGCGCTTCTCGCTTCGACCCGCAGCGACATGAACGCGCTCGCCATCCACCGCGCCGTCACCGCGATCATCGCAGTTGTTTCCGAAGCCGACCGCTACTTCGCAGGTCAGGAACCCTGGGCGTTGAAGAAAACTAATCCTGCTCGCATGGGGACGGTTCTCTACGTGACCGCGGACGTGGTGCGACAGGTCGCGATCCTGCTGCAGCCTTTCGTGCCGGAATCGGCGAGCAAGCTGCTTGATCTTGTGGCAATCCCGGCAGACAGCCGGACATTCGCGGACCTTGGTGAGGCCGGGCGTCTGGTGCCGGGCACGCCGCTCGAAGCACCAAAGCCCGTCTTCCCGCGTTACGTCGCTCCGGAAGCGTGA
- a CDS encoding ISNCY family transposase — translation MSCLIVMSQKELHRLELIQQIRARRLTVVEAAGLLGLSRSQVHRLLQAYDLAGADGLVSKKRGRASNRRHSEDFRNLVLDLVREHYVDFGPTLATEKLLERHRIAVSKETLRQWMMEAGIWVSRRERKKRVFQPRGRRDCFGELVQIDGSHHWWFENRGPKCALLVYIDDATGKLLHLRFAGSENTFDYLHATKAYLQQWGKPIAFYSDKHGVFRTTHASQQDRTSGLTQFGRALYELNIDIICANSPQAKGRVERANQTLQDRLVKELRLRGIDTIAAANAYASEFMADFNRRFGKEPRNPKDMHRSFAAHENLDRAMCRKEVRKLSQALTLRYDKVLFILDPTDLAKTLAGNKVVVCDYPDGRLEITHEGTSLPYKTFDTLRSVHRSEVVENKRLDDMLALVAEMQAGREQQRSQSGPRRTGQTDHMFGIRDGSTANGYQKRGTKPGRRTDFTNDPVVIARRQQALAQLKAAE, via the coding sequence ATGTCTTGTTTGATTGTTATGTCTCAGAAGGAATTGCATCGTCTTGAACTAATCCAGCAGATTCGCGCTCGGAGGCTGACTGTCGTCGAGGCGGCTGGGTTGCTCGGTCTCAGCCGCAGTCAGGTCCACCGTCTGTTGCAAGCCTATGACCTGGCCGGCGCCGATGGACTTGTCTCGAAGAAACGCGGCCGTGCGAGCAACCGGCGTCACAGCGAGGACTTCCGCAACCTGGTGCTCGACTTGGTGCGTGAGCATTACGTGGATTTCGGACCGACCCTGGCCACCGAGAAGCTGCTCGAGCGCCACCGGATTGCCGTCAGCAAGGAGACGCTGCGTCAGTGGATGATGGAAGCCGGCATCTGGGTGTCGCGCCGCGAACGCAAGAAGCGGGTTTTCCAGCCGCGCGGCCGGCGCGACTGCTTTGGCGAACTTGTGCAGATTGATGGGTCGCATCACTGGTGGTTTGAGAATCGCGGTCCCAAATGCGCCCTGCTCGTCTATATCGACGATGCCACCGGCAAGCTGTTGCATCTGCGCTTTGCCGGCTCGGAGAACACCTTCGACTATCTGCACGCGACGAAGGCTTACTTGCAGCAATGGGGCAAGCCGATCGCGTTCTACAGCGACAAGCATGGGGTTTTCCGCACCACCCATGCTTCGCAGCAGGACAGAACCAGTGGCCTGACACAATTCGGGCGGGCGCTTTATGAGCTCAACATCGACATCATCTGCGCCAATAGCCCGCAGGCCAAAGGGCGCGTTGAGCGCGCCAACCAGACGCTGCAGGATCGGCTGGTGAAGGAGTTACGGCTGCGTGGCATCGACACGATCGCGGCGGCCAATGCCTATGCGTCGGAATTCATGGCCGACTTCAATCGCCGCTTTGGCAAGGAGCCTCGCAATCCGAAGGACATGCATCGGTCGTTTGCCGCGCATGAGAACCTCGATCGCGCCATGTGCCGCAAGGAAGTGCGCAAGCTGTCACAGGCCCTGACGCTGCGCTATGACAAGGTGCTGTTCATCCTCGATCCGACGGATCTCGCCAAGACGCTCGCCGGTAACAAGGTCGTTGTCTGCGACTATCCCGATGGTCGCCTCGAGATCACCCACGAGGGGACGTCCCTGCCCTACAAAACCTTCGACACGCTGCGCTCGGTGCACCGCTCCGAGGTGGTTGAGAACAAGCGGCTTGATGACATGCTGGCCCTGGTGGCCGAGATGCAGGCCGGACGTGAGCAACAGCGCAGCCAGAGTGGACCACGCCGCACTGGTCAGACCGACCATATGTTCGGCATTCGCGACGGCAGTACAGCCAATGGCTACCAAAAGCGCGGCACCAAGCCTGGCAGGAGGACGGATTTTACCAATGATCCAGTGGTAATCGCCCGGCGACAGCAAGCCCTTGCGCAGTTGAAAGCGGCGGAGTGA
- the prfB gene encoding peptide chain release factor 2 (programmed frameshift), with translation MRSEIENIVNEIKQAISLLRRHLDWDQAVRRLDWLNNKAEDPNLWNDAAEAQKLMRERQSLDEGINGVRSFEQQLKDNIELIELGEEEGDADIVKDAEEALKALRTETARRQVEAMLSGEADGNDTYLEVHSGAGGTESQDWANMLLRMYSRWAERQGYKVELMEIHDGEEAGIKSATLLIKGHNAYGWLKTESGVHRLVRISPYDSNARRHTSFSSIWVYPVIDDSIQIDINESDCRIDTYRSSGAGGQHVNTTDSAVRITHMPSGIVVQCQQERSQHKNRAKAWDMLRARLYEAELKKREEAANAEAASKSDIGWGHQIRSYVLQPYQLVKDLRTGVESTAPSDVLDGELNEFMEAALAHRVSGGADAVVDDLS, from the exons ATGCGCAGCGAAATCGAGAATATTGTCAACGAGATCAAGCAGGCCATAAGCCTGCTGAGGAGGCATCTT GACTGGGATCAGGCGGTAAGACGGCTGGACTGGTTGAACAACAAGGCTGAAGATCCCAATCTCTGGAATGATGCAGCCGAAGCGCAGAAGCTGATGCGCGAACGGCAGAGCCTCGACGAGGGGATCAATGGCGTGCGTTCCTTCGAGCAGCAGCTCAAGGACAATATCGAGCTGATCGAGCTTGGCGAGGAAGAGGGCGATGCCGACATCGTCAAGGACGCCGAAGAGGCGCTGAAGGCACTGCGCACGGAAACGGCGCGCCGTCAGGTCGAGGCGATGCTGTCCGGCGAAGCCGATGGCAACGACACCTATCTCGAAGTCCATTCCGGCGCCGGTGGTACCGAAAGCCAGGATTGGGCGAACATGCTTCTGCGCATGTATTCGCGCTGGGCCGAGCGTCAGGGCTACAAGGTTGAGCTCATGGAAATCCATGACGGCGAAGAGGCCGGCATCAAGTCGGCGACGCTGTTGATCAAGGGCCATAATGCCTATGGCTGGCTGAAGACCGAATCGGGCGTGCACCGTCTGGTCCGTATTTCGCCCTATGACAGCAATGCTCGTCGCCATACGTCGTTTTCGTCCATCTGGGTCTATCCGGTCATCGACGATTCGATCCAGATAGACATCAACGAAAGCGATTGCCGCATCGATACCTATCGCTCGTCGGGCGCTGGCGGGCAGCACGTCAACACGACGGATTCGGCCGTGCGCATCACCCACATGCCGTCCGGCATTGTTGTGCAGTGCCAGCAGGAACGCTCGCAGCACAAGAACCGCGCCAAGGCGTGGGATATGTTGCGTGCCCGTCTTTATGAAGCCGAATTGAAGAAGCGCGAAGAAGCTGCGAATGCCGAGGCCGCTTCGAAATCGGATATCGGCTGGGGTCACCAGATCCGCTCCTACGTGCTGCAGCCTTATCAGCTGGTCAAGGACCTGCGTACGGGCGTCGAAAGCACCGCACCATCGGACGTCCTCGACGGCGAACTCAACGAGTTCATGGAGGCAGCCCTTGCGCACCGCGTGAGCGGTGGCGCCGACGCCGTTGTCGACGATCTGAGCTGA